The following are encoded together in the Brassica napus cultivar Da-Ae chromosome A9, Da-Ae, whole genome shotgun sequence genome:
- the LOC106427446 gene encoding F-box protein SKIP31-like: protein MSLSDDEDECFARFLESEVSSVEDEEKTKEPEPKRQRIEKDKTKVVVDQKENGNNKDRNGAKRIESGDFTKVPTELFRHIFKFLSSEDLLSCALVCKFLNFTASDESLWRRLYCIRWGLMPSTRMLRECAWKKLYIDRDEKDMIELVRSCPPDFKVYYVQMQAAKRSQAPLPSEMVDDRVVLDKTVLDKVSLWKKSKGLTNKAVIGHVCLGTKCGYHQIDDVFICEETGNVHVCDENCKEVIFCPDSGCMVCTISGLCSDSLVLETDSDTDQEEAELEAEILTEKGRFDRAFEFGYNCESEQELERTFGFC from the exons ATGTCTCTCTCTGATGATGAAGACGAGTGCTTCGCTCGGTTCCTCGAATCTGAAGTCTCCTCG GTAGAGGATGAAGAAAAAACGAAGGAACCTGAACCAAAACGGCAACGTATTGAGAAAGACAAAACAAAGGTGGTTGTAGATCAGAAGGAAAATGGTAACAATAAAGATAGAAACGGTGCAAAGAGGATAGAGAGTGGAGATTTCACCAAAGTTCCTACTGAGCTGTTTCGTCACATCTTCAAGTTCTTATCCTCTGAG GATCTTCTGTCATGCGCTTTAGTGTGTAAATTTCTCAACTTTACCGCCTCTGATGAATCCTTATGGCGTCGCCT GTATTGTATCCGGTGGGGTCTAATGCCTTCAACTAGAATGTTACGTGAATGTGCTTGGAAGAAGCTTTATATCGAT CGTGACGAGAAGGATATGATAGAACTTGTCAGAAGCTGTCCACCGGATTTTAAAGTGTATTACGTTCAAATGCAAGCTGCAAAGCGAAGCCAAGCTCCTCTTCCTTCCGAG ATGGTGGATGACAGGGTAGTTCTTGACAAAACAGTACTTGACAAAGTATCTCTGTGGAAGAAAAGCAAGGGACTTACCAATAAAGCTGTGATTGGCCACGTTTGTTTGGGAACAAAATGTGGTTACCATCAGATTGACGATGTGTTCATATGCGAAGAGACTGGAAATGTTCATG TATGTGATGAGAACTGCAAGGAAGTGATATTTTGTCCAGACAGTGGGTGTATGGTGTGTACTATCTCGGGGCTTTGTTCTGACAGTTTGGTCTTAGAAACTGATTCAGACACAGATCAGGAAGAAGCTGAACTAGAAGCTGAAATATTAACAGAAAAGGGCCGTTTTG ATCGAGCTTTTGAATTTGGATATAACTGCGAGAGTGAGCAGGAATTAGAACGTACCTTTGGGTTCTGCTGA
- the LOC111198637 gene encoding uncharacterized protein At2g29880-like, translating to METGEPSLPKKARAGYLQWTSQESQLLMRLLVDGIRRGWRDSNGSMTKTTVEAKILPVLNKQLRCNKSYKHYTNRMKSLRKEYNGYAELLRCSSGFGWDPITKRFTAPDEVWKEYFKGHPNSENMRDNTFEDFEDLQIIFESATARGNNSFGLGDDANAEAFEVENDFQEKEDEIHTENVIETNETTRRASKEKLPSRKRAKPNGDGDASGSINPGDRSEKVLTEMIGVSTNIMNLMQQREERHQKEAEEKEAEKRKNNVWDAIKEIPDLEQDICYDAVTKIHTLNMKDVFLRMKVEERLGWIRRNV from the exons ATGGAAACTGGAGAACCGTCACTACCAAAAAAAGCTAGAGCTGGATATCTGCAATGGACATCTCAAGAGAGTCAATTGTTGATGCGCCTTCTAGTTGATGGTATCAGGCGGGGATGGCGTGATTCAAATGGCTCCATGACCAAAACAACAGTCGAGGCGAAGATATTACCGGTTCTAAACAAACAGCTTCGATGCAATAAGAGTTACAAGCATTACACAAATCGAATGAAATCTTTGAGAAAAGAATATAATGGTTATGCTGAGCTTTTGCGATGTAGCTCTGGTTTTGGCTGGGACCCTATCACAAAACGATTCACAGCTCCAGATGAAGTATGGAAAGAATATTTTAAG GGACATCCAAACTCTGAAAATATGCGGGACAACACTTTTGAAGATTTTGAAGACTTACAAATCATTTTTGAAAGTGCTACAGCAAGGGGAAACAACTCATTTGGACTCGGTGATGATGCAAATGCTGAAGCTTTTGAAGTTGAGAATGATtttcaagaaaaagaagatgagaTTCATACAGAGAATGTCATTGAAACCAATGAAACCACACGTAGAGCTTCTAAAGAAAAGTTGCCTTCTAGGAAGAGAGCGAAACCCAATGGTGATGGAGATGCATCAGGGTCAATTAATCCTGGTGATCGTTCTGAAAAGGTGCTAACTGAAATGATTGGAGTGAGCACTAATATCATGAACCTTATGcaacaaagagaagaaagacaTCAAAAAGAAGCTGAAGAAAAAGAAGCTGAAAAGAGAAAGAATAATGTATGGGATGCAATCAAAGAGATTCCTGACTTGGAACAGGATATATGCTATGATGCAGTAACTAAAATTCATACGTTGAATATGAAAGACGTATTTCTTAGGATGAAAGTTGAAGAACGCTTGGGTTGGATCCGACGTAATGTTTAG
- the LOC125578072 gene encoding uncharacterized protein LOC125578072, translating to MGRLVRVLRGEWSKSEEGFWRFDGDPGDMEQYVLVKQNEPINSLIGLVREEFMLTPHTPLLLTYQLPPWMLMPDGPRAAPLNIVCSGDVEMMMSVHEWTSEVNLCVTYGAEAVARYGFLCRTPFRFGQRSYLGHGVSEEQHLAAINGLIGRDPFVCSETVMREIFREDEMVILYRVSFEVEKARRSLDLNAHPPPEEVVVDMSMSDDGVVPEVGRRGNAQQHIGRSNEMEGM from the exons ATGGGTCGTCTTGTTCGTGTTTTACGAGGTGAGTGGTCAAAATCTGAGGAAGGGTTTTGGAGGTTCGACGGTGATCCTGGAGATATGGAACAGTACGTTCTTGTCAAGCAAAACGAACCAATAAATTCCTTGATCGGCCTAGTACGCGAGGAATTTATGCTTACCCCACATACGCCGTTGTTACTGACTTATCAGCTTCCGCCATGGATGCTCATGCCTGACGGCCCTAGAGCCGCTCCATTGAACATTGTATGTTCTGGTGACGTTGAAATGATGATGAGTGTCCATGAGTGGACAAGTGAAGTCAATCTGTGTGTCACGTACGGTGCAGAAGCCGTCGCAAGATATGGTTTCCTCTGCAGGACTCCTTTCAGGTTCGGACAGAGGTCTTACCTAGGCCACGGAGTAAGCGAGGAGCAGCACCTGGCGGCTATCAATG GACTTATAGGGAGGGATCCTTTCGTATGCAGCGAGACTGTTATGCGAGAGATATTCAGGGAGGATGAGATGGTCATCTTATATCGAGTATCTTTTGAGGTTGAAAAGGCCCGTAGAAGCCTCGATTTGAATGCACACCCACCACCGGAGGAAGTGGTAGTTGATATGAGTATGAGTGATGATGGGGTTGTCCCGGAGGTGGGAAGACGTGGAAATGCGCAGCAGCATATAGGGCGTAGTAATGAAATGGAAGGTATGTAG
- the LOC106427428 gene encoding glycine-rich protein A3 yields the protein MGGEEDKDKGFFGYPPAGYPPGPGAYPPAGYPPQQAYPPPPPGAYPPAPGYPPGAYPPPPGAYPPAPGYGGYPPAPGHAGYPPAGYPPHHSGHAAGIGGMIAGAAAAYGAHHIAHSSHGPYGHAAYGHGFGHGHGYGYGYGHGKFKHGKFKHHGGKFKHGRHGMFGGGKFKKWK from the exons ATGGGAGGTGAGGAAGACAAAGACAAAGGTTTTTTTGGGTACCCACCCGCTGGATACCCGCCAGGTCCTGGGGCTTATCCACCAGCTGGATACCCACCACAACAAGCTTACCCTCCCCCACCACCTGGTGCCTACCCACCTGCACCTGGTTATCCTCCGGGTGCATACCCACCTCCACCTGGTGCCTACCCTCCTGCTCCTGGTTATGGTGGTTATCCTCCTGCGCCTGGTCATGCTGGTTATCCTCCTGCTGGCTATCCTCCTCATCACTCAG GACACGCAGCTGGAATCGGGGGTATGATTGCAGGTGCTGCAGCTGCCTACGGAGCTCACCACATAGCTCATAGCTCTCACGGTCCTTACGGACACGCAGCATATGGTCACGGATTTGGACATGGTCATGGCTATGGCTATGGTTATGGTCATGGTAAGTTCAAGCACGGGAAGTTCAAGCATCACGGAGGCAAGTTTAAACATGGGAGGCATGGGATGTTTGGAGGAGGTAAGTTCAAGAAGTGGAAGTGA